CTTTGTTGTGCTCGAAACGCTCGATGGTGTTGTAGATCTCATCATCGGTCACACTGACCTGCGGCATCAGCAGGCCGCCGACCACCTGTTCCCAGGCGAGGCTGGCTTCAATCTGCTTGAGCATGGATTTTTTATCGATACCTGCCTGGGTAAGCTGTTGCTCGAACTGCTCCGGGGACAAATTGAACTGCTGGGCGTAGCCGGCGAAAGCCTGTTCCTGCTCCTCCTGGGAGATAACCGCCTTGTATTTTTCTGCTTCACCGATTTTCAGTTTATCGTCAATCAGGCTTTGCAGGGACTGTTGCTGAACATATTTTGTTTCTTCCTGGTTCAGTTGCTGCCGGCCGGAGGACAGCAGGAACAACAACATGCGCTGTTTGAGATCATAAAGAGAGATGACCTCGTCATTCACAATGGCAACAATCTCCTGAACATCATCCAGTTTCTGTTGTTGCTGCTGCGCCCGAAGAGGTGAAGCTGAAAAAACGATGCAGCCGAGGAGGCTGTAACAGATCAGCCTGAACAAATTTTTCATTCCTAGTACTCTCTCAATCCCTATGGCCTTCATTGCCCTTTGTCTCTCTTCTAAACTCTTTTATTTTAAAAATCCAGCCTAACCCAGATTCTTCAGGACAAACCTGAAGTGGATGGTTTTCGACGGAGCAATATCGCGGTCTGACGTAAACCTCTGTTCATACCGCAATCCGAATTCAAGACATTCGTCCCGATAGATCACCCCGGCATCATATGAAATGGTTTTTTCGTTCAGAAGGTCCTGCACCCAGCTGCCGTGCACGGTCCACTTTTTGTTCACATAGACCTCGGCGCCCATGCCCAGCTCCTGCCGGTTGAGAAGCTCGGTTCCGGTAAGGTCCGTGGTATCCCGGTCCAGGTCTAGATAGCGTACATTGGCCCGGAACCATTTCCAGCCGCCGGAAACAAGCATTTCATTGCGCCGCAGGGCAAAGCTGTTTTTATCCAGCCGGAAGCGGTGCACATAGTCCAGATGCTCCCCGAGGCTGACATCCAGGCGGCCGACAAAGTCCGAGAGGTTGCCGTCAAAGCCGGAACCGACCGGATAGGCTTCGCTGTCATCGACGCGGTAGCTTTGCCCCAACGTGGCCTGCAGGTTGAACAGGTTGGAATGGAGACTGTAACGCACACCGTAATTTACCCGGGTCCCGCCTTCCCACAGGTCATAGCCATTGTATCGGTTGTGATTGAACAGGTTGTTTTCGTCGAATTCGAAGTTGCGGCTGTCTTCGTTGGTGATTTCAGGAATATTCTTGTCATTGGGGGCAACAACCACACTGACCAGCGGTTCAATGATTTGCTGGGTGCTTTCTCCGAGCCGGATGAAGGGCATACGCCAGTCCAGGGCAAGCATCGGCAGGAGGCGTCCGTAAGTACCGTCTTCACCGGCATATTGCTCCCGGTCGGGGTCGTCGGTAGCGCGGTTGTAATAGACATCCCCCCGCAGACTGGCTGAAAAGGTATAAAAGTCACCCATCGGTCCCTGTATGGGAAGGGTCCATTCGCTGCCGAGACTGGCCCGGTGGGTATCCATGCCCTCCGCACGATAGACTGAAGCCGAGTTGAAATTGGTCTTCAGGGTGCTGTTCCAGAACAGGGGGCGACTGACCAGATTGACATCCATTGCCGGCAGGGCTTGCGGGGTCTTGTTGATATCATCCACTTCGTCCAGGCCCTGGAAACCATATACACCCAGCGTGGCATAATCGTTACCGTTGAACCATTCGAGCCGGGCGTGGCTCTCCAGCACGTCCGACTTGTCGGCATAATAGCGCCGCAGGTAAGTATCGTCACTCACCCAGTGCAGGGTATAGTCCCACTGCCAATCGCCGATGTCGAACGGCTGGAAGGTATCCAGGGTGAATTTGCCGTCGGTCAGGAAGTGACCGCGGATCTCGTGATCTCCGGTTTTCTCAAAGTTGTCATCCCTGACATTGACGTTGGAAAATGATCCGTTGATGCGGAACTGGCCGTTGCCCGTATGCTGGCGGAAGGTGCCGCCGGCGACAATTCCCTCGTCAGAGGAGATGATCGGTTCGAAAGTGAAATCCCGGTGCGGATCGATGGCGACATAATAGGGGATATGGGCAAACAGGCCGAGCTCGCCT
The DNA window shown above is from Emcibacter nanhaiensis and carries:
- a CDS encoding LPS-assembly protein LptD; this encodes MKKSFLLLLLSTSLCTLVAPVSHGADVDGDSSKEDYQRETIDFAADRVTYDPDSGEVIASGDVTLYQDGRVLRADTVTYNEKTGMVKADGKVTIRDRSGNILYVENAELEDSFRDGFIRNVRVLFSDDSRLMAREGERRGHQTIVRNAAYSPCRICLKDGPEHPLWQIRAKKVTHDEEDHIIRYEDVVLEVAGIPVFYTPIFSHPDPTVKYMSGFLVPDIGSSGELGLFAHIPYYVAIDPHRDFTFEPIISSDEGIVAGGTFRQHTGNGQFRINGSFSNVNVRDDNFEKTGDHEIRGHFLTDGKFTLDTFQPFDIGDWQWDYTLHWVSDDTYLRRYYADKSDVLESHARLEWFNGNDYATLGVYGFQGLDEVDDINKTPQALPAMDVNLVSRPLFWNSTLKTNFNSASVYRAEGMDTHRASLGSEWTLPIQGPMGDFYTFSASLRGDVYYNRATDDPDREQYAGEDGTYGRLLPMLALDWRMPFIRLGESTQQIIEPLVSVVVAPNDKNIPEITNEDSRNFEFDENNLFNHNRYNGYDLWEGGTRVNYGVRYSLHSNLFNLQATLGQSYRVDDSEAYPVGSGFDGNLSDFVGRLDVSLGEHLDYVHRFRLDKNSFALRRNEMLVSGGWKWFRANVRYLDLDRDTTDLTGTELLNRQELGMGAEVYVNKKWTVHGSWVQDLLNEKTISYDAGVIYRDECLEFGLRYEQRFTSDRDIAPSKTIHFRFVLKNLG